The DNA sequence taaaattttgattacGGATGCAGTTCCAACTCGGTGCAAAGCCACAACAGAATCTCCAATCTTACATAGTCCTTTATTCTTTGCATGTTGAATGGCAAAATCCAAAGCTTCTTCAGTTGTCTCTTCATGAGAAGCCTTAGCAGATCCTGCATATAAAACAGGAACCAACCCACGAAAGATGAGGCTATGCCTAGCAGGAGCTTCATTACTGCAAGACCAATCAAAGGAATCAGTCTTAATCTCAGGTACAACCACAGATAAAATAGGCATGCCGGGTCGGTACTTAGACACCAGTTTTGCAGTACTTCCTCCCCTAGTTAAGACCAATATAAGAGACGCTTTTGCTGAATTGGCTGTTCTAACAGCAGAGGATGCCAGACTCTCCAATGGGCTCATGGGCACTGGTGAGTGTTGCATGATTCTTTTGAAGACATCTCCGTAATCAAGTGTGCTTTCTGCCTCTACACATATTTTTGCCATTGTCCGAACGGCCAGTTCTGGATATGCTCCAGCAGCTGTTTCACCACTCAGCATTACACAGTCAGAACCATCAAGGACTGCGTTGGCAACATCAGTAGCTTCAGCTCTAGTTGGTCGGGGTGACTTGATCATGGACTCCAACATCTGAGTTGCAGTAACTACTGGTTTTCCTTGAATATTGCACTTGTAGATCATCACTTTCTGTGCTAGAAAAATCTTTTCAATTGGAATTTCCATTCCAAGATCACCACGTGCAACCATAAATGCATCTGAATTtgctaagatatcatcaaaattTGCAACCCCTTCTTGGTTTTCAACCTAACAAATAGATGTCAAAGTAGAGGCCAGTGAAGCATGAGACTCTAAAAGCAACTGCTAGTACAAacaataaattgcaataaagcAATTCATAGTAATCCATTCAAAAAtttccaaacatacataaattcTATCTTCAAACAGGCATTCGATATCAACAAACTCATGGCCAAGTCAATCGAAATTAGCACAAGTTTAAAGTAACCAAGTCGATAAATGCTTGGTTGTAATTTCTCACCAGAAGTAATTCAAAGAGGCAATTTGATATACCTTTGACATGAGAAGGATATCCTTAGCATGTTCTCCAAGCACCTTCCGAACTTCCACTAGATCCGAGCCTTTTCGTACAAAAGACAGAGCAATCATGTCAATATGATTGGGAATTCCCCACTTCAAAATATCTTCTTTGTCTTTCTCTGTCAAAGTTGGAAGATCCACTACCACCCCAGGAAGATTAACGTTTTTCCTCTCACCCAGAACTGCAGAATTCTCGCACCGACATCGAACCAAACCCGCTTGTATGTCGCAAGATAAAACTGTAAATGAGATTGTGCCATCTGCACAGAGTATAACCATCCCAGGCTTGACATCCACAGCCAACTTTTTGTAGCTCATGCAAATCATATTCTCATCACCTTTTATGCTGTAGTCAGTAGATATAGTGATTTCTTGACCCTGTTTAAGCTGAATGGGTTTGCCATCCTTCAAGAACCCAGTTCGAATTTCTGGTCCCTATTTTGTACAAAATGAACAACTTGAGAGTCTACTGGATATCCCAAAATGGAATAAGTTAAGAAAGAACCGTATAATCGTGTCCATGGAAGAAGGATTAAGATCATCCATAtccccagaaaaaaaaaaaaaaaaaaaagaaaagccaAAATGGTCTATTAGATGCATTTTCACTAAATGTGTGTCTTTAATTATGTCACTTCTTTGGTTCTTGTCTGGCGTAGCTTTTCAATATTCTAGTCCTACCATAGAACAGTTCTATTTTTTTGAAGCTCCTCTTTAAACCATCATCTTTAGAAGCTGCTAAGAAATGCACAAGTATAAACTaatcaaacaaaataaatacataaataaatatgcAGTATGTGCGTTGGAAACTATATGTCAAAGGACATTTTTGTTGAACAACTTCAAACTTCAAATTTTTTACTGGTATAACTCCAAATTACATTTaaccagagagagagagagagagagagaaagggaaagagaaaTACCAACCTATACAACAACATTTCCACTTGGAATTTGATTAATCAATTGTTGCAACTTACTGATATAAAAAGGGTGCGTGAAGGACAAATTTATTGCAGAAAGCACAAATGCAATTAGAAATAACAAAACCAGGGCAGTTTCTGCATTTGGAATAGTGAAATCGAGAAgcctaatttttttctaaaaatatagaacGGACAAAAAATCGTACAGTGGTTTGTTAAAGGTACAGAAAAAAACAAAATGACACTTGATTTAAACAAAAACAAATAGAAGTTTCACACAGGAAATGGAAACTCACAACACAGCCTCCCAGAAAACCCAAAAATCCTGATCAGAtaacaacaaaataaaaatacccAGTTGCAGAGAGTTCCAAATAAAGACATGCATTCAATATCACAGCAATCTCAAGatgagaaataaaatatttccatATTGAATCACGAGAAGGGATATGCAGTATACTCAAAGGCAACAACCCCATAAGTGAAAcccgaataaaaaaaaaaacaagcgaCATACACATTTATACCTTGGTGTCGAGCATGACAGCACAGAGAATACCAGTGTTAACCATGGCGGCCCTGAGATTGTCAAGGGTTTCCTGGTGGTACTCGTGAGATCCATGAGAAAAGTTGAAACGAGCCACGTTCATGCCCGCCCTCAACAGCTTTTCGACCATAGGCACAGATCTGGAAGCGGGTCCAAGCGTGCAAACAATCTTCGTCTTGGACTTTTTCTCCATGAATACAGCCTCTGGTTCACCGTTCATTTCTACTGTCACTAAAATACGGCTATATATTAACGGAAGGAGGAAAATATTAAGACCAGGATTGTGATCGCATATGATCAACAGATAGCTGTACAGGTGATACCTGAGAAGAGAACTGTATGCAGCTGGAGCGTTTGGATGCTGGGAAAGCGAAAGAAAAGAGGTTTATGGTTTTGGCGAGAAAATGGAGTGGGTGTGTAGAGCTTTATGTTTGAATATTTTAGGTTTACAGCTTAGAGGGCAGCATTCGGTTTTTGCCTTCGGTTTTGAAGAAATCGTTGGCTCGCTGTTCGTAATTCTTACGCGCACGCTCATTAACGctactaatatatatatatatatatatataaaatgcgAAGAGAGGGAATAATGAAATTTTTTGtaatgtatttaaatttttaaataatttataaattaattaatttaattatttaagtagttgataattttattatttaaaatttaatttttaaaatagattataattatatttttaaattaattttagttaattaaggaaatcttaaaacatatataaaatataataagattaagttttttaaataaacatatatattagattataatcgtattattttaaattaattttaaaatttattaagaaaaGCTAAAGtaaatatctaaattaatttaaatactattaacttaattttaaaataaaaattattaaaataatatatttaaatattagataaatcttaagaaaattattaaaataataaatttatatttttaaagtgtaaaaattaaataagaagttaaatttaattaatgaatattaaaaatattaatgaaataaaaaattaaaataaaaagtacataaaatcactaattttttagtgaattaataatttaaaaattatttcacttaaatatctctaattttttaatttttataattggaaggagaattttttttttttatttgttaaattagttttaaaaattaatgaagaaactaataagatatataaatttattaatgtttaaaactttaaattaaatagattattcttcattttgaatttaaaatctattatattgtaaaaaaattaataacatataaattaaaattatattattaattataaaaaaatttacaattgaaatttttatgataaattccacaattatttttattataattaattaaaaaataaatttattattatttaatattttaatttaattaaatttttctttaaatttaattataaaatataataaatttattaattataatttttaaaatttaaatatatcaacttttatttttatatattcgtgtatataaatttttatataataattattctacctaatatctatattttataatttgagtATTTTAAAATAGGAGATTAATTACTATAAAAATTTTGTGGCTTTATCTCCAGAATGATAAAATCCAGAGaatactaaaattatattagataattatttataattttatatatatattttaattttctcaaaatttataaataaaagttacaATTTACAAAAGTTTTCTTTAACTATAAATTAGTTTTGAATAAAGTTTgtatagaattaaaattttttttaatagtctgtgtttttttatatataatataaattaagtattttattttatttatcttataaattaattcattttttaaaattatttttaataatattattttaattaataatttatattatatataaaagcaGAAATAAgtgaaataattataagaatttcTAAACTACTCATAATTACTTTTTATCCTCTATTTTAATTGGTTAAGGAATAATAtagaattttcattattttaaaagttatttagaaattgattcttatttaattttaaatttaaattatatttttatttataatttaattttaattagttatataattttaaaatttgtataaatttaaatttttgtactacttatatttaaattcaactttaaaaaattttattatataatttaaaataaaatttataaaataatagtatatggtttaataataataaattcattactaatgtatattaaattatcattaattaaatttagtggAAACTATTCTGTCAATAATAacgttaaatattaaataatgaaaatttatacAAAATCTTACGATCGtaaataattgatttaaattgttaatattattataatttatattaaataaaagttaaaattattttaataataattctaaTTATACCAAAACactctattataatttataatgtaaaatttaaataatttttaccatttaaatttaataaataatactaattaatttaaattattttatcaatacatatatatatatatatatatatatatatataagttaaaaatgaaataattaaattattaaaattactcaTGATAATTGAAAagtattacaataaaattaattttaattaaaaattaatataaatttactatttagaattaaaaattttaaaactattattcatatacttaaattctaattttattatattttcatataaaattatataacaaattagttatagaaaaattagaatattattatttacaaaataaataacaaatattagAACAAATATATGCAACACGcgcattaaataaaaataaaaattaatatatataaattattttactcataaatttaatttaatagtaaaaatatttaaataaatatgagaaattttaattttaattttaaaaaatatatatatatatatatatatatatatatatatatatatatatatattgtttattGTGCTTCTCATGGCAGATTCTCTGTCATCttctaatttcttttaattattattatataataatataatataattatattaatttaatattatttataataaaaatattttaaattatttttaacatgttaattttataatattgcaATTAAATAGTatcaattatttatttgttgataaataattattatattttttataaaattttatttatattatataaataattattaaataaattaaatagatcttaaatattaataatttaaatttttatatttttaatttttaaaatttttaattatatatattatttaatcgttataattttaaatatttacattatttaaAAGGTTGACAGAGAATCTTTACGgcccttttattttttaatttttcttatctAATCCAAAGCTTGCAGGTTGCTCTCTCTCCTCCCAATTTCTATTTTACAAATACTTTTACTCTTTTCTCCCCCACTGATATTTTTACTCTTCCATCCGCCACAAGTATTCTTACTCTTCCCTCCCCACAAATACATTTTTAAtggtttgaattaaataataaaaaataatttaaattctcatttaacaaataaataattattaagtgattatattaaaaataagataaaagtaTATAgatttataataatcaatttataaatatgtaaaaaaaaaagaaaaatgtataatattttatgacagttaaaaaaaataaaaattatagaattaaaagaatattatctaaaattataataaattctacaattaaatttaaaataataaacttctaatttaatttagtgtACATATACCTAAAGATACATTTGGCATgtgattaacaaaataaaattaattgttaaTGATGCATCTTTTCATGCAGTAATAGTTTCTTTCATAATGTTTATTCAATATTGAaaataagattaattattaatctATTAACTTTTTTAACCAATAATGCTGCATAAGGAATAAGTAATGAAATGAATATGCATTCATCATCGGGgtgatatattaatttaatgtaaatttttaaatcaaaacaAATCGAGCATGACAGCACAGAGAATACCAGTGTTAACCATGGCGGCCCTGAGATTGTCAAGGGTTTCCTGGTGGTACTCGTGAGATCCATGAGAAAAGTTGAAACGAGCCACGTTCATGCCCGCCCTCAACAGCTTTTCGACCATAGGCACAGATCTGGAAGCGGGTCCAAGCGTGCAAACAATCTTCGTCTTGGGCTTTTTCTCCATGAATACAGCCTCTGGTTCACCGTTCATTTCTACTGTCACTCAAATACGGCTATATATTAACGGAAGGAGGAAAATATTAAGACCAGGATTGTGATCGCATATGATCAACAGATAGCTGTACAGGTGATACCTGAGAAGAGAACTGTATGCAGCTGGAGCGTTTGGATGCTGGGAAAGCGAAAGAAAAGAGGTTTATGGTTTTGGCGAGAAAATGGAGTGGGTGTGTAGAGCTTTATGTTTGAATATTTTAGGTTTACAGCTGAGAGGGCAGCATTCGGTTTTTGCCTTCGGTTTTGAAGAAATCGTTGGCTCGCTGTTCGTAATTCTTACGCGCACGCTCATTAACGctactaatatatatatatatataaaatgcgAAGAGAGGGAATAATGAAATTTTTTGtaatgtatttaaatttttaaataatttataaattaattaatttaattatttaagtagttgataattttattatttaaatttaatttttaaaatagattataattatatttttaaattaattttagttaattaaggaaatcttaaaacatatataaaatataataagattaagttttttaaataaacatatatattagattataatcgtattattttaaattaattttaaaatttattaagaaaaGCTAAAGtaaatatctaaattaatttaaatactattaaattaattttaaataaaaattattaaaataatatatttaaatattagataaatattaagaaaattattaaaataataaattcatatttttaaagtataaataaaataagaagttaaatttaattaataaatattaataaaataaaaaataaaaatataaaatataaaatcactaatttttttagaattaataatttaaaaattatttcactTAAGTATctctaacttttaatttttataaattatctaTACTTATATATTGGCAGgaggatttttttttgttaaattagttttaagaattagttaagaaaataataaaatatataaatttattaatttttaaaaactttaaattagaTAGATTAttcttcatttaaatttaaaatctattatattataaaaaaattaataacatataaattaaaattttattattaattataaaaaaatgataattgaaattttatctgATAAATTTGACTAttacttttattataattgattaaaaataaaaaataaaattagtattatttaatattttaatttaattaaacttttatttaaacctaattataaaatataataaatttattaattataacctTTAAAATAacctattttaatattatatcaaTTCTATTATTATCGTTGTATATatcaacttttatttttatatgttcatatatataaatttttatataacaaTTATTCTACATAATATCTATATGTtataatttgaatattttaaaataagaaattaattacattaaaaatttcTGTACACTTATTTccagaataataaaatctaaaaaaatatcaaaactaTATTAAATaactctttataattttatatgtatttttttcttaatttttttaaaatttataaataaaaattactaatttacaaaaatttccttaaactataaaataattttgaataaaattagtatagaaataatttttttaatagtatgtggtttttatttataatatacattaagtattttattttatttatcttataaattaatttatttttttaaattattttttaatgatattattattttaattaataatgcatattatatataaaagtagaaaTGAGTGAAATAAAGAGAATTTCTAAACTActtataattactttttattctctattttaattggttaagaaataatataaaattttcattattttaaaagttcaaTTTATTTAGAGATTGgttcttatttaaatttaaattatatttttatttataatttaattttaattaattatataattttaaaatttatataattttaaagtctTTACACTACTTATATTTACATTcaactataaaaaattttattctataatttaaaataaaatttataaaataataatatatgatttaataacaataaatttattattaatgcatattaaattataattaattaaatttagtggcaatcattttttcaataataatgttaaatattaaataaataatgaaaatttatacAATATCTCACATTTGCAAATAATTGATTCaattgtttatattattataattaatattaaataaaaattaaaattattttaataataactcTAATTATACCAAAaaattctattataatttataatgtaaaatttaaataattttaccatttaagtttaataaataatactaattaatttaaattatttataaaattaataaaattttatatatatatatataagttaaaaaaataaaattattaaattattaaaattactcataataatttaaaattattacaataaaactaattttagttaaaaattaatataaatttactatttaaaattaaaaattttaaaactattattcatatactttattttttttgaaataaagggTTGGCGGAGTCGAATCTTAGACCTTTCAAGACTACATGATGCATTTTTCACCAGACTAAGTTTTGAAGTGCACTATTATTCATATActtaaattctaattttattatatttttatataaaattatataaaaaattaattatataaaaattaaaattttattatttacaaaacAAATAACGAGTTTTAGAACGAGCATATACAATACGcacaataaataaaagttaGTATATATAAATTGCTTACTGTGCTTCTCATGGTAGAAATTCTCTATCAaccttctatttttttaaattattattatataataatataatataattatattaatttaatattatttataataaaaatatttttaattatttttaagatattaattttgtaatgctacaattttttatcaattatttatttattaataaataattattacattttttaaaaaaatttatttatattatataaatgattattaaaaaaaattaaatagatcttaaatattaataatttatatttttaatttttaaaatttttaattatatatatattatttaattattataattttaaatatttatcttatttaaaAGGTTGACAGAGAATCTTTACCggccttttattttttaatttttcttatctAATCCAAAGCTTGCAGGTTTCTCTCTCTCCTCCCAATTTCtattttacaaatatttttacTCTTTTCTCCCCCACTAATATTTTTACTCTTCCCTCCCcacaaatatatttttaatggtttgaattaaataataaaaaataatttaaattctcatttaaagaataaataattaataagtgattatattaaaaataagataaaattatataggtttataataatcaatttataaataaattataatgtaaaaaaaagaaaaatatacaaAAATGAAATTAACTATTATTTCGAAATTTATAACCCATCTAACCTCATGTAGCTTTAGTATaaggaaaatatattttatacacACATAGGATTTGGCCAACCATGTTtgagtttataatttataaatatggaTTAATTTCATTTGCGCAATTCTTATTTAGCATGTCGAAAACTTAGGTATTTGAATGTTACATAATATCAGCCTAGGAAAAAAAAATCGCGAGCTGTCACTATGATATTTTCCTTATCATAGCAAGAAAAACTCGGATATCCTTATCATTTTTATAGAGCATTAATGGCTCCATTTCGCATACAACCATTTTAAAAACTGCCCGTTATAAAACCCAAGGAGTCTTCCTCGCTGTAATGAGAGGATTAGATAGGCACTTATATGGCAAAGCTACATTAATACCAGCATTTGCTTTTATCATATCTTTGTTTCTTGCGTTGGTGAGTTGTGACCCACAAGAAAAATGTTGGAAACCACATAGAAGCAGCAGCATGCACGACTACTAAGAAGTAACTCAAAAAACTACAGCTAAAAGGAATGAtaaaagttttatactattatCCATATTATTCTAACAACATGGTATGTGTTAGAGAATCAATGATTTCAAAATCTGTTTAAATGAGCCGGATTTCTTCCTAATTACTCTCATGTCTCAATCTAAACCGTTACGTAAATGGActcatcttaaaaaaaaaaaaaaacagtagcCCAATTGAAATATTGCTCACAGTTTCAAAATACCTGCCCAAACAGAAAGCTTTTTGCACCTCTTAAAATTTCAAGATCAAATGAACTACTAGTCCCAGTATTAGTTGACGTCAACATCCTCTAAAGAACCATTTGCTGTGATTGATGGTGGCATTTTAGAGTTCATCATGGCCCTGTGGTTTTTCTTTGTTCATCAGGTCTAGTTTATCCTCCATTTCCTGGAATATTCAATCAGAATTCACTCAATCTTTTGGGATTCAAGGCAAAAGTGCAAAGACTAAATTTCTTTTATAACTGAATTGTACCTTAAGC is a window from the Manihot esculenta cultivar AM560-2 chromosome 16, M.esculenta_v8, whole genome shotgun sequence genome containing:
- the LOC110602826 gene encoding pyruvate kinase, cytosolic isozyme isoform X1, whose protein sequence is MNGEPEAVFMEKKPKTKIVCTLGPASRSVPMVEKLLRAGMNVARFNFSHGSHEYHQETLDNLRAAMVNTVTVEMNGEPEAVFMEKKSKTKIVCTLGPASRSVPMVEKLLRAGMNVARFNFSHGSHEYHQETLDNLRAAMVNTGILCAVMLDTKGPEIRTGFLKDGKPIQLKQGQEITISTDYSIKGDENMICMSYKKLAVDVKPGMVILCADGTISFTVLSCDIQAGLVRCRCENSAVLGERKNVNLPGVVVDLPTLTEKDKEDILKWGIPNHIDMIALSFVRKGSDLVEVRKVLGEHAKDILLMSKVENQEGVANFDDILANSDAFMVARGDLGMEIPIEKIFLAQKVMIYKCNIQGKPVVTATQMLESMIKSPRPTRAEATDVANAVLDGSDCVMLSGETAAGAYPELAVRTMAKICVEAESTLDYGDVFKRIMQHSPVPMSPLESLASSAVRTANSAKASLILVLTRGGSTAKLVSKYRPGMPILSVVVPEIKTDSFDWSCSNEAPARHSLIFRGLVPVLYAGSAKASHEETTEEALDFAIQHAKNKGLCKIGDSVVALHRVGTASVIKILTVK
- the LOC110602826 gene encoding pyruvate kinase, cytosolic isozyme isoform X2; this translates as MNGEPEAVFMEKKSKTKIVCTLGPASRSVPMVEKLLRAGMNVARFNFSHGSHEYHQETLDNLRAAMVNTGILCAVMLDTKGPEIRTGFLKDGKPIQLKQGQEITISTDYSIKGDENMICMSYKKLAVDVKPGMVILCADGTISFTVLSCDIQAGLVRCRCENSAVLGERKNVNLPGVVVDLPTLTEKDKEDILKWGIPNHIDMIALSFVRKGSDLVEVRKVLGEHAKDILLMSKVENQEGVANFDDILANSDAFMVARGDLGMEIPIEKIFLAQKVMIYKCNIQGKPVVTATQMLESMIKSPRPTRAEATDVANAVLDGSDCVMLSGETAAGAYPELAVRTMAKICVEAESTLDYGDVFKRIMQHSPVPMSPLESLASSAVRTANSAKASLILVLTRGGSTAKLVSKYRPGMPILSVVVPEIKTDSFDWSCSNEAPARHSLIFRGLVPVLYAGSAKASHEETTEEALDFAIQHAKNKGLCKIGDSVVALHRVGTASVIKILTVK